GACACACAGTCGCATCCTTTGCTTGCTTTAATAATGAACCCTTATTCCACTTCCACCTTCTCAGGCCATCAAAATACGGCGCAATGTTTGAAGCGACACCTGAGATGTCCCCGCAACGTTCTGAACTCGACATGACGACTGGCCTTTGAACCTGCACCGCTTTcacctaccgtaatttccggactataagccgcgacttttttccaaaattctgaaccctgcggcttatagtcaggtgtggcttatttgaggatttttttcgtgagttttgtgatgacttttatacactgcggtatcttgaagaaaaaaccaacaacaaaaatactactttgaaacactactatggctgctgcttattctggctgtgttgcttgtgactattatgagctttagttggaatgcacgctaggtgacctgcgtcaaagggctctaaaccctttctcttactctgccatgtgactcagagattacacaaagcaatggcgctgtttggaccatctgcattgtattaaaacccaatcaatcagcatttaaattcaattcttctgacattttgctcaccaaaaacaagttgtaatgaacgtgaacttttaatgcattttattcagaaggttactttgaaccccgaggcttaagtGGCGGCGTGGCCTATtcatggatttttacggcctccagggggcgctctagcaggaagcaagagtgagacagacgaagaagagataatgcgccgaagaagacgtgctagtttgtcaagacggacattactgaaaggaagcttttatgcacaaaccgtcattatgggggacaaaagaaatgcatatgaggccgcttttaagctaaaggcagtcgatgttgatgacattgtgttgcgtcacccttttctttatttcgtggtcccgtctactctggagctatacgtgtcgctcgctagtttaatgtaatttagcgctttgtgcatgaataaaattagcatgaacagaccctcatcacactcaaaaaaatgcataaaagcgacgacgaaagagagactgagaaagtgtgaggcgaaggatatctaacgctattccaatcggacactgaggaggaagactttgaGGGTTTCGGTGCACAGGAGGAatatgaagacgatgaagctctctattttacttttactagtatgtttttttaatcagccctgttagtgctgtgctactgtgttgctgctgtgttaccaccgcgtctcagtgacttttaccagtatgttttatttaatcaaacccgattagtgctgtgttacttccgtgttgctgcggtattactgccgcgtcacaggcagtgtttggaaggAAAtcttaaggtatgttattaaaactttaaaaaagctttctgtgtgcagtctttctttgttaataactcgcgtgcacacttccgtgttgctgcggtactactgctgcgtcacaggcaatgtttagaaagacatgttaaagtatgttattaaaactttaaaaaggatttctgtgtactgtctttctttgtaaaaaacgcgtgtgcacgtgcggcttatagtccggtgcggcttatataagaaaaaaaactaaaatatccccgaattttagctggtgcggcttatagttcggtgcgtcttatagtccggaaattacggtagttagttTTTTTCAACAACTCAACACTTAATACACATTTATTTGGACTCATTAGAAGCTATTCAGACATTAATAACGATGAGCGACACAGCATGGCTCTCATGGAGATGCATCGATGAATGACCACAGGCCACATATGACGGACcaaatctggcccccgggcctcacctttgacacctgtggtaacGGTGAGGGGCGGCGTCACGCTCTCAGAGGATGGGCTGAAACATGCCACATTTATTTTACACTGTGATCTTCCTTATTAGACTGAGAACGTCCCTCTTCCCGGTGTAACCAGAGGAGCTTCTTGACTTGCTCATCCTGTCTGTGTCAGCATTTGAATACCTCTTTCTTTTCAATTTCCTAAGACTGCCTTTCGAAATACTTCAGGCGTCAACAGCAAGAGGAAGTCACTTGACAGAGAAGGACAGAAGAAAGACGATATGGATAGAGAACACACACTCAACGGGGAGGCCGTCGCTCTCAATAAACCCAATGACAAAGACATAGAggtaagatatatatatatataaatgtcaatgatttttttccccactgataTTTCTTGATGAATGAGCACGTTGTTACTCAGAGAAAGTTGAGTTTAAGTGTCATGTTGCACCTACCTGTACAACAGGATTTTGTAAAAACATGGCAAAATGCCTTGAGCctacgtgtgagtgtgtgtaaacAAAGATGAACAAAACTGAAATTTCCCCTTGCATTTCTTCCCGTGTGGGTATGTGTGAACAAAGCGCAACAAAACAGAAGTTTTCCTTGCATTTTTTCCCACGTATTCCAATAGATAGTCTATTTACCGCCGTACCTCCGTACAGTACTTGAGCTGTCGTGAAAGTGTCGATGATCACGGTTTGTTGTCTGCCCAGGTGAGTcaccgccctgtgtgtgtggGCGCCACTCCCTTTTGTAGCTCCGCGTCCAAGTGCTTAGTGATCAAACAAACAAGTACCTCTCTGAGGTTTGCAAAAGAGCAGGGAGGTCAAATATTTGTTGCTGGCAACATTAAAAATCACGGTCGCCCGTCAGAGAGCTGTAAAACTATAAAACTAGTTCATTTTATAATCACCTCATAATAATATTTTACAGACATAACCAATTGATGGATACATTTTGAAACCAGAAATCAAAAAAGTCATTATAACCTTGCTTGGACGCTCACCCAAATGAGTGCAAGCACGAATACTACTTGTCGAATCAGATCTGTGGTGTCCTCCTTAGGTGGTAACATCTCCCTCAGGCAAAGTGTATCGGCCCATCAACATGAACCACTATGCCACCAAGAAGAGTGCCGCTCAAAGCATGCTGGATGTGGCCTTGCTGATGGCCAACTCGTCCCAGTTGAAGACCGTTCTCTATGTGGGGCCGCAGTATCGTTTCTACATCCCCCTCATTGTCCTCCTGTGTCTGTCCATTACGCTGCAAGTCATCGTGGGACTTCTGCTCGTTTTTATAGGCAAGTAACTGCAAGACCCGCTTTGACGTTACCTGTTTTGCCCCGACATTTTCCCCAAGTCTTCTTTTCGTATGACTAATTTGTTTTGCTTCTGTGGCAACAGTGAAGTACGATCTGAACGACGTGCGTAAACATGCCAAGTTGAACAGGATGAACAATGTGGCCACTGTTATGGTGTTCTTCACGGTCCTCATCAACATCTTCATCACGGCGTTGGGCTTTGAGGGACACGCTTTCAGGTGCAGGCCGCCAAACACGGCGACACACAGTTGCATCCCTTGCTTGCTTTAATAATGAACCCTTATTCCACTTCCACCTTCTCAGGCCGTCAAAATACGGCGCAATGTCTGAAGCGACACCTGAGATGTCCCCGCAACGTTCCGAGCACAACATGACGACTGGCCTTTGAACCTGCACCACTTTCACCTAATCAGTTTTTCAATATGTACATAGAGCTTTATATTGTCACGCTTCAAAATGTTATATAATTCACAATTTTTATGCATAAACAGCCTGATTGTATTTATATGAATATTGACATCTCAGAATTTTGTTGACATGACTCAACAGATGAGATGGTCAAATTAATATACATTTTGTCAACGTTTTATCTTTCAGTTGTAATTGGTCACAAAAGTAACGATACCTGGCAACTTCATGTTGTGGTTTTATTTATGGCAATAACAGCTTCCACTTTGTAAAACATGCTTTTGgtggtctttttttcccccttattcttaaaaaaaaccaaTTCTAGTCTATACACTGTATAGAATATTCTAACTCCTAATTAATTAAGTGATGAATATACCagtcacataatcatatgaatATTTTAGAGTTTCTTTACCcccttagtaatctttattaagGCAAGACACATTTTACAAAAGACAACTCACAGTACCCCATCAAACAAAAATAGACTcaaaagtacagtacagtatacCAAAATTGTGATCTTGTTTCTAGTGACCTCAGTTTACTAGACACATTTGTTTAGTCAATGTTAAGGTGGGCCTGTTGACACAAACCTATTGGTCGGTTGGAAGAATGACAACGTTAACATGGTTAATTGTAGCTACTGCCATCGAGCGAGAATATTTAAATATTCTGCTTGTCACTATACATGGCTGTCATAGATAGatgaacaaacaaacatcaTTATTGTAGTGAATTTCAGAACAAGTAACATCATTTGAATTTGCACGGCACCCTTGAGGACAAAATTCACCCACAAGTAGAAGACAACTTTAGTGTTTGCATTGAAATACAATGTGACAATGCTAGGGTTGACATGATTTGGACGGCGTTTGctgtaaaaatataaaaacgttTCTTTCCCATGACACCATCATGTCGCCGACAAAATGAATACAAACCAAAGACAACGTATAAAACAAAGCGCAAGGGATTGCATCCTAGAAGTGGTCATTGATTGATCATTGACTCTTGAAAGGATTTTCATCTTTGGTAATGTAACAATAAGTGTAGTAGGCAGCTGCCACAACCGCTAGCAGCAGTAGCAATTTTATCACCCCACAGAAGCTGCATCTGGATTGGACAGCCTCCTTGGAGTGTACGACATTCCGATTGGCTGCTTTGCTGCTGCGCTGGATGGGCCTGTAATCACAGAAGGTATTGACGACGATTATAGGAAATAATTTAACTGTTATGCGAAAAGCTTACAGACATACGTGTTCTGTATGTCCCCGTCTAACTCCTCATCTTCAAATGGTTCACTGTTGTATCTTCTTTTTAGcctgggtagaaaaaaaaaaaaaaatcaccgtcTTATCGACAAGGACATAATACAAAAGTTACTGACGTTGAAAATGTTTATGCATTTCCTCCcacaatttaaaataattctTGTATCCTGTacgtcagtggtccccaacaaGACCTGTACCAtgccggaaaaaaaaagttaaaagcaCTACcggttgaaaaatattttattttgaaagtggccGGATCCTCTGTTTTATTTGTCTATGACACATCAAGTTGTTTGAGTCCTGTGACACTAATATTTGACCCACGAGTTGGCTACCTAGCAAAATGAAATGTATGTGTGCTGCATGCTGACATTTATCAGAAGCTAATGCGATCTGCTGTTAACCAAACAAAGCTCACTGAAGCTCTGCTTACCAGGAAGCACCACTTTACGATACTTAACATTCTTAATTATTACTCAAGCTAACTTGGTCAGGCAGGTTTTCACATTACCCCACCCACACGCACGATGGAATAGCTGTGTGAAGACTGTTTGTGTGGTACGTAAAGCTGCACTCACATGTCTTCATAACCTTCATGTCTGACCTGTGCAAACAAAAGCAAGATGGAATCTAAGACTTGTCTGCATGTCAAAACATAGAAGTGAGGTACAAACACAAAATGATAAGCTGCTTCACTCACCGGGCTGTGGTACGTGATGTACGTAATCTCTTCTTCTGTGAAGAtatattgaaacaaatcagtTCACTTGTTTCTGGACTCGGTGGTCCGGCAACACAACGAACAAATGTCGATTGTGTTATTTGGAACATGTTTACAGCTTAGAAGTCTAATGCAGACATTCACACATATTCATTCTATTTCACAATTTTCAAGAATGAATAAAAGAGTCCCCAGGTATCGTCATCTTAGTCTGTAGCGTTTGAAATGTTGTCATAGTAACAAAAGTAATTCTCAGCGTCGACCTCGTTGGTGCTATAATTCTTAATCATTCTTGGATTTTGAGGGAAGCAAAAATTTAGCCAGGGACACCTTTAAGAGAAGATGTTTACAATGAATGGTACAAATCACAAGTCAAACCCAGACACCAACACATAGCTTCAAACTAGAAGGCCGAATGCAATAAAGCTTTTCACATTTGGAATTTGAATCAGCATTATCAGGTAAAATAGGCCTTGGACATGAAGCAGTCAAGATTTGTGAAGTCATCATTTTGAGAGAGCCTCATTTCAGGAGTATCCTACCTTCCTCTCTGTAGTAAGTCTTATCAGAGGAGGGTTTCTCAGGCACATGTTCCATGGCCCTCTCAAGCTTCTTCAGGTACAATTTGCGAGTGGACTCTACAGGCACAGATGCACGTGAAATGTCACCGACTTCCAAAAAAAGATGCACAACCGTGTATGACTTGGCTTGATTATGCGAGCAGAATATTCAGTGTAAGAAACGCAATGCAGTAATTTTTCAATTGTCAAATTCACCAGTTTGTTTTAATTGCACTCCATAAGAAGGAACAAATTAACCATTTGTCAAACGCCAATTTCTCCAAAAGGTAATTAATGAGCACATTACTAACTTTGTTCGGATGAAAATGTCTATTATTCTTACCAACTATAGGTCCATGTTTGATGCCGTAGTCGGTCAGCATCTTGCTTAGCTCTTCATCGCTTTTGTCACCCAAAGACATTCTGCACAATAATACGTCCCAGATTAATCGATCGATAGAATCGTAAATTGTCCGGTTTAGCAAATAAGCACGGACGGGCAATTGGAACAAAAAGACTAATTGAACATTGTAGTAAAAAGactcaaacttactttagaatCACGGAAATGGGTCCCGcgttggagaaaacaaaatcgtctgAGCCTGAAAAGTGTTAGGAGtctgggctgagaaggaagTGGGCGTGTCCAGCTCGATGACGTCACATGCTCTGCCAAATCAGTCCACAGTCACAGCTATTCCACATGGatatttgaatttgaattttttttcatcgAATTgggattttatttgcattagGTTTCTAACGGAATTTTGTAAAATCGCATTGAATGTCTTCATAATAGTTGACCACATCAAATTCTGACTTTTGTTCGTGTTTAGCATGTGGTAATCATTATTTGGAGAGTCCTGCTTGGCTTTTTGGAGGCCAATGTGGTGCGTGTTTTAGTGCAAATGTGGTTTAAGCTCCGTCTAAGAGCCCACCTTTGTCCTCactaaaacacatttattgtatgacagacgtctaaaataggttgatttttaaaccagaaatagacgtctaaaataggttgatttttagatctaaaataggttgatatatagacctaaaatagacgcctaaattaggttgatttatagacccttaggtcgatttatagacctaaagtagacgtttaaaataggtttatttatagatctaaaataggttgacttatagacctaaaatagtcaaaactaaactgtcgaggtagggtcattcaacgtttcccaacccttattaatttgcaaaatcttgatcttggctcaatttacaaGACGTCTaaatttaaaccaaaaatagacgtctaaaaaggttgatttttaaaccaaaaatagacgtctaaaataggttgatttttaaaccagaaatagacgtctaaaataggttgatttttagatctaaaataggttgatatatagacctaaaatagacgcctaaattaggttgatttatagacccttaggttgatttatagccctaaagtagacgtttaaaataggtttatttatagatctaaaataggttgctttatagacctaaaatagtcaaaactaaactgtcgaggtagggtcattcaacgtttcccaacccttattaatttgcaaaatcttgatcttggctcaatttacaaGACGTCTaaatttaaaccaaaaatagacgtctaaaaaggttgatttttaaaccaaaaatagacgtctaaaataggttgatttttaaaccagaaatagacgtctaaaataggttgatttttagatctaaaataggttgatatatagacctaaaatagacgcctaaattaggttgatttatagacccttaggttgatttatagccctaaagtagacgtttaaaataggtttatttatagatctaaaataggttgatttatagacctaaaataggttgatttatagacctaaaataggttgatttatagacctaaaatacgttgatttatagacctaaaatagtcgaaactaaactgtcgaggtgaTTTTCCGAATTGTATGCCGAACTTTTTCCTTCTAGTTGGACCGTCGGCGTGTGCGAATGTGCGCTTGCGTGAACTCAGATATGAAAACCTGTCACATGAAAGCACTTCCAGTTGATGTCCTCTGGGAGTCGCCTAAGGACAAAAAATTGTTCTGACCTCCGcatatttagattttattttttgtaccaATCTTGAGCAGCCAGATCTAATAAAGCTTTTGTTGTGACAAATTTAGCATGTTTGAAGCCCAGCTGACAATTGTGCAGTTCCTGGTAGGGACTACTGATGTATTTATAGTTGCAAAAGTCCCCAGGTGATGATTGTGCAGTTCCTGCTCGGGAGACCAGTTTAGGGAGGTACCACTCAATTTCCCCTAAACTGGGAAATGGAATGCTGGATTAGATTTCTTTTGACAGAGTGAAGCCCATAAATAAAAGCGAAACCAACATTCTTTTTTTGCAGAGTACACAAAAGTCATTACACTCAAAATACTAGACAACAACTTTATTGTGTATCAAAATACTGTCTTACAaacatttaaaagcatttttttattctggacAAGATTCTAGTTTTTGTAGCAAGCGCTAAAAGGGGAGGGGGTGtggtcaaaattaaaaaaaggcaacttttttttttggtcaccatCTTGAAAAGCTGTGATGAAGCACAACATAATTTGTCCAGCGTCATTTCGGTTTCTTCCCTTTTTGACATGTTTGCGACACAAGCCGGTGTTCTGAATCTGCAGGCATTTGAACaaagaaatgaatatgcagCGGCATCAACCGCACAGAAAAAGCAGTATTGTGGATGTGACACAAGCTTTGTGTTTGAGTACTACTGTTGACCTTATGCTTTTAGGTCATGTTTAGACCTCTACTCTAACGTGCGTAATTTTAAGGAACAGCAGTGCCTAAAACTGGCTCACACTATCTATCAGCAGGTAAAACAACTGTgttatcaaaaagaaaaaaaagaaagaaaaaaaaaaaaaaagggcctccAACATACTGAGTGGACAAGGCATATCCTAACCACCACCAAATGCCCACTACAGCATGCCCACATTTTTTGTTAACTGCAAAGCACATGGTTAAACAATCAACTGCTAGTTGGCAATCAATAAAGGTGCAATAGTCTCCTTCCCGAGATTTTGCTTATTagaaatgaggggggggggggggggttaactcAATGGCTGAAAACAAAGATATATTTGCATCTTTGGGAGATGAATGATTTTGTAAAAGGTCTGAATAAACTGAAATAAGTTGAGAGAAATGTATAACATGGGTGGAAAACAaagctgtaaacaataacaGTGGTAAGAAGTTGCTGATGGTGgtgcaagttttttttaaatttcaatcttattttttttagacaacGATATGGAAGGGGCTACCCGGAATGTGATCATCCCCCCATTTGACCACCAGGATGTACTCTCCCTTCTCTTTGAGCTGGTAGCTGACATTATACAGGCGGTTGCCCAAATGTTTTACCAGGATCTCCTCGCAGGGAACTTTGGGGCCGTCCACCCCAACCAGCAGCATGTTTCGACCTGTGGAAACAGATGCATTGGGTTACAATTTAAGCTAGCAAGGGTTGATAATGACAAGTTACACATTAAGTGATGCAGGCTGGGGTATGTTTGAAACTGGGACACACCTGCTTTGCTGCAGTCAACACTGAAGCTGCTCTTCTGACCAACAAAGGCCTTGTTGAGGCCAAGGCCTTTAGCCACCACCTTACTGGCATCCGACTGGATA
This region of Syngnathus typhle isolate RoL2023-S1 ecotype Sweden linkage group LG2, RoL_Styp_1.0, whole genome shotgun sequence genomic DNA includes:
- the LOC133150567 gene encoding ninjurin-1-like; this encodes MDREHTLNGEAVALNKPNDKDIEVVTSPSGKVYRPINMNHYATKKSAAQSMLDVALLMANSSQLKTVLYVGPQYRFYIPLIVLLCLSITLQVIVGLLLVFIGK
- the emd gene encoding emerin (Emery-Dreifuss muscular dystrophy); the protein is MSLGDKSDEELSKMLTDYGIKHGPIVESTRKLYLKKLERAMEHVPEKPSSDKTYYREEEEEITYITYHSPVRHEGYEDMLKRRYNSEPFEDEELDGDIQNTPIQRSSKAANRNVVHSKEAVQSRCSFCGVIKLLLLLAVVAAAYYTYCYITKDENPFKSQ